From a region of the Deltaproteobacteria bacterium genome:
- a CDS encoding DUF3179 domain-containing protein: protein MYSREIDGRVLTLVPSGWTYRSTFVLYDRETETLWYPYKKGLMGIQGKYFKRWLPEVTSRDTTWGRWYEEHPESRVLW, encoded by the coding sequence GTGTACAGCCGCGAAATAGACGGCCGGGTGCTTACCCTGGTCCCCTCCGGGTGGACCTACCGCAGCACCTTCGTCCTCTATGACAGGGAGACGGAGACCCTCTGGTATCCATACAAAAAGGGGCTCATGGGGATCCAGGGGAAGTATTTCAAGCGCTGGCTGCCGGAGGTGACTTCAAGGGATACGACCTGGGGAAGGTGGTACGAGGAGCATCCCGAATCCAGGGTGCTCTGGTAG
- a CDS encoding DUF3179 domain-containing protein, whose protein sequence is GFQYGIGKNAFTPLDDSHLTEGDGNIPGYMRVIGVGDGESAKAYSVGRLSRHEIANSELGKGKVAVAY, encoded by the coding sequence GGGTTTCAGTACGGCATCGGGAAAAACGCCTTCACGCCCCTCGATGACTCGCACCTTACCGAGGGAGACGGGAATATCCCCGGCTACATGCGCGTCATCGGCGTCGGTGACGGCGAGTCGGCGAAAGCCTATTCGGTGGGGCGCCTGAGCCGCCACGAGATCGCAAACAGCGAGCTGGGCAAAGGGAAGGTTGCGGTGGCCTACTGA